The uncultured Fibrobacter sp. genome includes the window TTTTCATGCGGCGAAGCATAAAGGGAGCGGTAATCTTCTTGAAATGCTCGGCAATCGCTTGGTTCGCATTTTTCTGAATCGGGGTTTCGAACTTGTCGCGGAACTCGTTTGCCGAAGGGAGAAATCCGCGGTTGCAGAAGTCCATGATCGTCCAGAATTCCATGAGGCGGTTTTCGACCGGAGTTCCGCTCATGGCAATTTTCATGGGAGCCTTGAGAGCGCGGATACGCCGGCTCTGTTCGCTGTCGGCATTTTTGATGTTCTGCGCTTCGTCAATCACGATGACTTGCCAGTTCAACTTTTCCAGCTTCTTGAAATCAAGTCGACACGTCGAATAAGTCGTGAGCAACAGGTCATGATCGAATTTTTCAAGTTTGCGGCTTGCCCCGTGGTACACGAAAGCAGAAAGCGCCGGGGCAAACTTCTTGATTTCCATCTGCCAGTTCCACAAGAGACCCGCCGGCACCACCACCAGGGCGCGGCCTTCCGCAAAGTGATGATCCTCTTTCATCTTGAGCAGGAAAGCGATCACCTGGAGCGTCTTTCCAAGGCCCATGTCATCGGCCAGGATACAGCCGAAACCCATTTCCAGGTTCTTGCACATCCAGGAATATCCACGTTCCTGATACGGGCGAAGCGTCGCGTTCAGCTCCCTCGGTAGCGTGGCATTCGTTTCGCCACGCCAGGCGTCAAACTGTTCCTTGAGACCATCGGTCATATCGACCGGGATATCGTCGCATTTGCCGGTAAGGCATGCCTGCACCAGCTTCGCAGTAGACGGAATAAACGACTGGGCGGTTTCCGATTCCGCCGTATCGGAGTCGTCCGCACCCTCTAGGACTTCTACGTCATCCGATTTTTCGCCCCGTGGCCTTTTCGACTTTTCCTTTTCGCGTTCGTCCAGGCGCTGCTGCAACAAATCGAGGTCGTCCTTGTTGAATTCAATATAGCGGTCCTTGTACTTGAGCAAACCTTCGGCATCGCGGGCAAGTTTCAGGAATTCTTCTGCAGAAATCTTGTCGTCGCCAAGAGCTACTTCCCAGTCAAAGTCCAGCAGGTCACCCGCCGTAAAGGCCCCTATGCCAAGGCTCCCCTTCAACTTCATCTGGGTTTTCGGACGGGCTCGTTCCAGAAGCGAGCGAGGAATTTCGGTGACGATTCCAAACACCTCGGATTTCTTGACGGTATAGTTCACGAACTCCTTGAGTTCAGCACCGTGCATCACGACAGGCTCTGCCGCATGGTTTTCAAGGTAGGCCTTCAGGGGCTTGAAGATTTCGGCCATGCAGTTCAGCACATTCAGAAGCGACAGGAGTCTCGGATTGCTCTCGCGGAACAGCTGCGCAAGCGGCACACGACCGGAGGCATCTTCGATAAAGACATTCAGCGCAATTTCCTTGCCAAGTTCCGAGCAGACAAAAACAATCTTGTGGTTGAATTCGAGCGAATTGTAGACCGAGAACCATGCCTGTATCTTGGATGGAATCTTGAGGCCATTGGCGGCAAGCTTACCCGACTTGCAATCGAAAAAGAATCCGAGCAAGTTTTCGTGCGGGCCCTTCTTGTAATTCTGGGCGGTACGGGCAAAGCGCAGAAGTTTGCCAATAAAAATCGAAAGAATATGCTCGGCGGCGGCATCCAAATCTTCGCGGGATTCGTCGCGCACCGTAAACGCGAAATCGTCGGGAACGGACTTTTCGAGTTCGGCCACGATCTGAAGCACGTCAGGGAGCATTTCGGCAGGCAGCCAGCGCACCTGCGCCGTCACGTTGTTCAGCCAGAACACCTGCGGGTAAATCGCCCCGGAGCGCACCAGGTAATACGCCACCGTAAGCATCTGGTGCAAGAAA containing:
- a CDS encoding DEAD/DEAH box helicase, which gives rise to MEYGVYGSTWWSKKWLDQLLSGASERDIDYAFKYVGRGQVQPFTVTDNRVMASVKGPNGGLHNLYLVFPKFDKERGDAFVGLLKQQPAELMALANGAINPSIELILSKCGLSLFDSCDRVNMNCDCKDSLPCRYVICVFLKLAEMASADPFLLFRLHGLDIAYLKDYKPEQVESDVPRESTLVRILPVNNRVAAPRVPMFKFSEWRDYSHVLPAMLTNFPDFCPSGNFKKSFVDELARCREFYNHFENFGQFAQDFGIYHARTFLMERERLQLIHTKPWQWTFDQLVEESVVASGLSVENIMGALCRLNQDCVWHNHVTIRFLHQMLTVAYYLVRSGAIYPQVFWLNNVTAQVRWLPAEMLPDVLQIVAELEKSVPDDFAFTVRDESREDLDAAAEHILSIFIGKLLRFARTAQNYKKGPHENLLGFFFDCKSGKLAANGLKIPSKIQAWFSVYNSLEFNHKIVFVCSELGKEIALNVFIEDASGRVPLAQLFRESNPRLLSLLNVLNCMAEIFKPLKAYLENHAAEPVVMHGAELKEFVNYTVKKSEVFGIVTEIPRSLLERARPKTQMKLKGSLGIGAFTAGDLLDFDWEVALGDDKISAEEFLKLARDAEGLLKYKDRYIEFNKDDLDLLQQRLDEREKEKSKRPRGEKSDDVEVLEGADDSDTAESETAQSFIPSTAKLVQACLTGKCDDIPVDMTDGLKEQFDAWRGETNATLPRELNATLRPYQERGYSWMCKNLEMGFGCILADDMGLGKTLQVIAFLLKMKEDHHFAEGRALVVVPAGLLWNWQMEIKKFAPALSAFVYHGASRKLEKFDHDLLLTTYSTCRLDFKKLEKLNWQVIVIDEAQNIKNADSEQSRRIRALKAPMKIAMSGTPVENRLMEFWTIMDFCNRGFLPSANEFRDKFETPIQKNANQAIAEHFKKITAPFMLRRMKTDKSIISDLPDKIQQNEYAELTRTQAALYKRTLDEFMKQLQLLEEGATLDINDDLLAAASGEMDAAASDSGASSHSLFKRKGLILQMILALKQICNHPRTYLKAGEARIEDSGKLGMLLDLLRSIQESGEKTIIFTQFREMGELLQETLERELMMKADFYHGGCTQNQRNEMVRKFQEDPEVKVLILSLKAAGTGLNLTAASQVIHYDLWWNPAIEAQATDRAFRIGQTRNVQVHRFITKGTFEEKIDALLQAKKAVADMTVNAGETWLADMDDKQLGEIFSLESASAL